In Ciona intestinalis unplaced genomic scaffold, KH HT000094.2, whole genome shotgun sequence, one DNA window encodes the following:
- the LOC778849 gene encoding zinc finger RNA-binding protein isoform X2 — translation MAANYFGFTSGGNNQQYNIGTTGNYGGNYGIQQQQQPAQNNYMQPPRAIQPPQQQTYVAYGHPTASGGASVPSTSYPNTYSYQSQQQQQQQQQTGFNKPAVQQSNQHQYYQQQQQPRNPPTQTNTANSSTAYFTNNNTQNSAMQIKQPAPQPVYNQPSPPVTSNFNQRQSQQSQQNISNYEKALINAASSIYQQHSTPTGVTGGGGASNLSAAYIKQLPYWKQKRLQQVKDPNKPIVATEVKAYLYAWLSKKKARPDYNITAHGSHPYRQTYVCEIVVHGYDYVAKGSAGNKKDSQTRAAWDFCDYLVREKLMTESELPIRDAKFAATNNKMPASYKPQSYQETKVGIAMKKALSNKVNFVGGNTLHLSGGVNTVIKSTPTAYPPITSTSTPTFKAPTPANVPLMPPPPAPPVMKPICQETIKEEIKDSAEIESKNAPVGEDYVTQVWTDGRVIRYRCKLCECEFNDPSAKALHIRGRRHRLSYKKKVDPNIEVEVKLNPKQKSLMEMKMRMEAKKEAAMEQQKKRMEWQMEMRKREEEDIRLYEQELYYRYKEELSLFEEEVSYCRLSGTPVPPYLAPPNKPHLKFFRPNDANGNEGQLSRDDQLIMKKHKNIYPTPEELEAVQSTVQTVETAFKDVSRTIHEQEMKVFAASHGTRKRAQPQRLITAVVRVGELSKGLLLTGDLHVALVLMCNVKPTKTMLNRVAGHLPKQLGNVSDENFVMKIMVEDAAILLATKSVPVVTIRITLTSTSMRNPCPDAEESATKNKKPDPPDILDSDKCCDALAALRRAKWFQAKVTPYHSCLVICRIFKDFATRYNQLVPLKSWAIELLTERSYTSATSTLSPTSCLQRVLEVLSMGVLLPDGPGIRDPCEKEPTDAAGNLSLQQREDITTLAQRLLRLVTFGKMFKILDLKYEPKPQVQKRSAENGEFDNTGVKKIKVEMH, via the exons ATGGCCGCAAATTACTTCGGATTCACTTCAGGAGGGAACAATCAACAATATaa CATTGGTACCACTGGAAACTACGGTGGTAATTATGGAATACAACAGCAGCAGCAACCAGCACAAAATAACTATATGCAACCACCAAGAGCCATCCAGCCAccacaacaacaaacatacgTAGCTTATGGACAC CCAACTGCATCTGGAGGAGCATCTGTCCCATCTACATCTTATCCCAACACATACAGTTATCAAAgtcaacaacagcaacaacaacaacaa CAAACTGGATTCAACAAGCCAGCTGTTCAACAAAGCAATCAACATCAATattatcaacaacaacaacaaccaagAAACCCACCCACACAAACCAACACTGCCAATTCATCAACTGCCTATTTCACAAACAACAATACTCAAA ATAGCGCAATGCAGATTAAACAGCCAGCACCCCAGCCAGTGTATAACCAACCCAGCCCTCCTGTTACATCTAATTTCAACCAACGAcag AGCCAACAATCACAACAAAACATATCTAACTATGAGAAAGCTCTCATCAACGCTGCTTCATCAATCTACCAACAACATTCAACACCAACTGGTGTAACAGGGGGAGGGGGAGCATCTAATCTAAGTGCTGCCTATATAAAGCAACTACCTTACTGGAAACAGAAGAGGTTACAGCAAGTCAAAGACCCCAACAAACCAATTGTA GCAACTGAAGTCAAAGCATATCTCTATGCTTGGTTAAGTAAGAAGAAAGCTCGTCCCGATTACAACATTACTGCACATGGTAGTCACCCGTACAGGCAAACCTATGTGTGCGAGATCGTTGTACACGGATATGATTATGTAGCCAAGGGAAGCGCTGGAAACAAGAAAGATTCGCAAACAAGGGCCGCGTGGGATTTCTGTGACTACCTGGTTCGTGAGAAACTAATGACAGAATCTGAACTTCCAATTAGAGAT GCCAAGTTTGCGGCAACCAACAACAAGATGCCAGCTTCATataaaccacaaagttaccaGGAAACCAAAGTAGGCATCGCAATGAAGAAAGCTCTATCTAATAAAGTCAACTTTGTTG gTGGTAATACTCTTCATTTATCCGGAGGGGTAAATACAGTTATTAAAAGCACCCCCACTGCCTACCCACCCATCACCAGCACCTCTACCCCTACCTTCAAAGCCCCCACCCCCGCAAATGTACCCCTAATGCCCCCGCCCCCTGCCCCGCCTGTCATGAAACCCATATGCCAGGAAACAATCAAAGAAGAAATCAAAGATTCTGCAGAAATAGAAAGTAAAAATG CTCCAGTAGGGGAGGATTATGTAACACAAGTATGGACGGACGGTCGGGTTATAAGGTATCGGTGTAAATTATGTGAATGTGAGTTTAATGATCCGTCTGCAAAAGCTCTTCATATAAGAGGAAGAAGGCACAGGCTTTCTTATAAG AAAAAAGTTGATCCAAATATAGAAGTTGAAGTGAAACTGAATCCTAAACAAAAAAGCTTGATGGAAATGAAAATGAGAATGGAAGCAAAAAA AGAGGCAGCGATGGAGCAACAGAAGAAGAGGATGGAATGGCAGATGGAGATGAGGAAGCGGGAGGAAGAAGACATCAG GCTTTATGAGCAAGAGCTTTACTATCGATACAAGGAAGAACTGTCTTTATTTGAAGAAGAAGTTTCATATTGTCGTTTATCTGGCACCCCTGTCCCCCCATACCTTGCACCACCGAATAAACcacatttgaaattttttcGGCCAAATGATGCAAATGGGAATGAG GGTCAGCTTTCACGGGATGACCAGCTTATCATGAAGAAGCATAAGAACATTTACCCAACACCAGAAGAACTGGAGGCAGTACAAAGTACTGTGCAGACGGTAGAAACTGCCTTCAAGGATGTGTCGCGTACAATTCATGAACAAGAGATGAAAGTATTTGCTGCCTCACACGGAAC TCGTAAAAGAGCGCAACCTCAGCGATTGATCACTGCTGTTGTAAGAGTCGGTGAACTTTCTAAAGGTTTACTACTCACTGGTGACCTGCATGTAGCATTGGTCCTTATGTGCAATgtcaaaccaaccaaaacaATGTTGAACAGGGTGGCTGGTCATCTACCCAAGCAACTAGGG AATGTAAGTGATGAAAACTTTGTGATGAAAATCATGGTTGAAGACGCTGCTATTCTCCTTGCTACCAAATCTGTCCCAGTGGTCACCATTCGCATCACTCTTACATCCACATCAATGAGAAACCCATGTCCGGATGCAG AAGAGAGCGCAACAAAGAATAAGAAGCCAGACCCACCAGACATTTTGGATTCAGACAAATGCTGCGACGCACTGGCCGCGCTCCGTCGCGCCAAGTGGTTCCAG GCTAAAGTGACCCCATACCATTCTTGCCTTGTGATTTGTCGGATCTTTAAAGATTTTGCAACTCGCTACAATCAGTTGGTTCCTTTGAAAAGTTGG GCGATTGAGCTTCTTACTGAGCGTTCCTACACAAGTGCGACGTCAACCTTGTCTCCAACAAGTTGCTTACAGCGCGTCCTTGAAGTTCTTTCCATGGGTGTTTTGCTGCCTGATGGTCCTGGTATTCGAGATCCTTGTGAAAAAGAACCCACAGATGCTGCTGGTAACTTAAGTCTCCAACAAAGGGAAGACATTACAACATTGGCTCAG cgGCTTTTGCGATTGGTAACTTTTggcaaaatgtttaaaattcttgACCTTAAATATGAGCCAAAGCCGCAAGTGCAAAAACGAAGTGCAGAAAATGGGGAGTTTGACAATACAGGAGTAAAGAAGATTAAAGTTGAAATGCATTAA
- the LOC778849 gene encoding zinc finger RNA-binding protein isoform X3, which yields MAANYFGFTSGGNNQQYNIGTTGNYGGNYGIQQQQQPAQNNYMQPPRAIQPPQQQTYVAYGHPTASGGASVPSTSYPNTYSYQSQQQQQQQQQQTGFNKPAVQQSNQHQYYQQQQQPRNPPTQTNTANSSTAYFTNNNTQNSAMQIKQPAPQPVYNQPSPPVTSNFNQRQSQQSQQNISNYEKALINAASSIYQQHSTPTGVTGGGGASNLSAAYIKQLPYWKQKRLQQVKDPNKPIVATEVKAYLYAWLSKKKARPDYNITAHGSHPYRQTYVCEIVVHGYDYVAKGSAGNKKDSQTRAAWDFCDYLVREKLMTESELPIRDAKFAATNNKMPASYKPQSYQETKVGIAMKKALSNKVNFVGGNTLHLSGGVNTVIKSTPTAYPPITSTSTPTFKAPTPANVPLMPPPPAPPVMKPICQETIKEEIKDSAEIESKNAPVGEDYVTQVWTDGRVIRYRCKLCECEFNDPSAKALHIRGRRHRLSYKKKVDPNIEVEVKLNPKQKSLMEMKMRMEAKKEAAMEQQKKRMEWQMEMRKREEEDIRLYEQELYYRYKEELSLFEEEVSYCRLSGTPVPPYLAPPNKPHLKFFRPNDANGNEGQLSRDDQLIMKKHKNIYPTPEELEAVQSTVQTVETAFKDVSRTIHEQEMKVFAASHGTRKRAQPQRLITAVVRVGELSKGLLLTGDLHVALVLMCNVKPTKTMLNRVAGHLPKQLGNVSDENFVMKIMVEDAAILLATKSVPVVTIRITLTSTSMRNPCPDAESATKNKKPDPPDILDSDKCCDALAALRRAKWFQAKVTPYHSCLVICRIFKDFATRYNQLVPLKSWAIELLTERSYTSATSTLSPTSCLQRVLEVLSMGVLLPDGPGIRDPCEKEPTDAAGNLSLQQREDITTLAQRLLRLVTFGKMFKILDLKYEPKPQVQKRSAENGEFDNTGVKKIKVEMH from the exons ATGGCCGCAAATTACTTCGGATTCACTTCAGGAGGGAACAATCAACAATATaa CATTGGTACCACTGGAAACTACGGTGGTAATTATGGAATACAACAGCAGCAGCAACCAGCACAAAATAACTATATGCAACCACCAAGAGCCATCCAGCCAccacaacaacaaacatacgTAGCTTATGGACAC CCAACTGCATCTGGAGGAGCATCTGTCCCATCTACATCTTATCCCAACACATACAGTTATCAAAgtcaacaacagcaacaacaacaacaa CAGCAAACTGGATTCAACAAGCCAGCTGTTCAACAAAGCAATCAACATCAATattatcaacaacaacaacaaccaagAAACCCACCCACACAAACCAACACTGCCAATTCATCAACTGCCTATTTCACAAACAACAATACTCAAA ATAGCGCAATGCAGATTAAACAGCCAGCACCCCAGCCAGTGTATAACCAACCCAGCCCTCCTGTTACATCTAATTTCAACCAACGAcag AGCCAACAATCACAACAAAACATATCTAACTATGAGAAAGCTCTCATCAACGCTGCTTCATCAATCTACCAACAACATTCAACACCAACTGGTGTAACAGGGGGAGGGGGAGCATCTAATCTAAGTGCTGCCTATATAAAGCAACTACCTTACTGGAAACAGAAGAGGTTACAGCAAGTCAAAGACCCCAACAAACCAATTGTA GCAACTGAAGTCAAAGCATATCTCTATGCTTGGTTAAGTAAGAAGAAAGCTCGTCCCGATTACAACATTACTGCACATGGTAGTCACCCGTACAGGCAAACCTATGTGTGCGAGATCGTTGTACACGGATATGATTATGTAGCCAAGGGAAGCGCTGGAAACAAGAAAGATTCGCAAACAAGGGCCGCGTGGGATTTCTGTGACTACCTGGTTCGTGAGAAACTAATGACAGAATCTGAACTTCCAATTAGAGAT GCCAAGTTTGCGGCAACCAACAACAAGATGCCAGCTTCATataaaccacaaagttaccaGGAAACCAAAGTAGGCATCGCAATGAAGAAAGCTCTATCTAATAAAGTCAACTTTGTTG gTGGTAATACTCTTCATTTATCCGGAGGGGTAAATACAGTTATTAAAAGCACCCCCACTGCCTACCCACCCATCACCAGCACCTCTACCCCTACCTTCAAAGCCCCCACCCCCGCAAATGTACCCCTAATGCCCCCGCCCCCTGCCCCGCCTGTCATGAAACCCATATGCCAGGAAACAATCAAAGAAGAAATCAAAGATTCTGCAGAAATAGAAAGTAAAAATG CTCCAGTAGGGGAGGATTATGTAACACAAGTATGGACGGACGGTCGGGTTATAAGGTATCGGTGTAAATTATGTGAATGTGAGTTTAATGATCCGTCTGCAAAAGCTCTTCATATAAGAGGAAGAAGGCACAGGCTTTCTTATAAG AAAAAAGTTGATCCAAATATAGAAGTTGAAGTGAAACTGAATCCTAAACAAAAAAGCTTGATGGAAATGAAAATGAGAATGGAAGCAAAAAA AGAGGCAGCGATGGAGCAACAGAAGAAGAGGATGGAATGGCAGATGGAGATGAGGAAGCGGGAGGAAGAAGACATCAG GCTTTATGAGCAAGAGCTTTACTATCGATACAAGGAAGAACTGTCTTTATTTGAAGAAGAAGTTTCATATTGTCGTTTATCTGGCACCCCTGTCCCCCCATACCTTGCACCACCGAATAAACcacatttgaaattttttcGGCCAAATGATGCAAATGGGAATGAG GGTCAGCTTTCACGGGATGACCAGCTTATCATGAAGAAGCATAAGAACATTTACCCAACACCAGAAGAACTGGAGGCAGTACAAAGTACTGTGCAGACGGTAGAAACTGCCTTCAAGGATGTGTCGCGTACAATTCATGAACAAGAGATGAAAGTATTTGCTGCCTCACACGGAAC TCGTAAAAGAGCGCAACCTCAGCGATTGATCACTGCTGTTGTAAGAGTCGGTGAACTTTCTAAAGGTTTACTACTCACTGGTGACCTGCATGTAGCATTGGTCCTTATGTGCAATgtcaaaccaaccaaaacaATGTTGAACAGGGTGGCTGGTCATCTACCCAAGCAACTAGGG AATGTAAGTGATGAAAACTTTGTGATGAAAATCATGGTTGAAGACGCTGCTATTCTCCTTGCTACCAAATCTGTCCCAGTGGTCACCATTCGCATCACTCTTACATCCACATCAATGAGAAACCCATGTCCGGATGCAG AGAGCGCAACAAAGAATAAGAAGCCAGACCCACCAGACATTTTGGATTCAGACAAATGCTGCGACGCACTGGCCGCGCTCCGTCGCGCCAAGTGGTTCCAG GCTAAAGTGACCCCATACCATTCTTGCCTTGTGATTTGTCGGATCTTTAAAGATTTTGCAACTCGCTACAATCAGTTGGTTCCTTTGAAAAGTTGG GCGATTGAGCTTCTTACTGAGCGTTCCTACACAAGTGCGACGTCAACCTTGTCTCCAACAAGTTGCTTACAGCGCGTCCTTGAAGTTCTTTCCATGGGTGTTTTGCTGCCTGATGGTCCTGGTATTCGAGATCCTTGTGAAAAAGAACCCACAGATGCTGCTGGTAACTTAAGTCTCCAACAAAGGGAAGACATTACAACATTGGCTCAG cgGCTTTTGCGATTGGTAACTTTTggcaaaatgtttaaaattcttgACCTTAAATATGAGCCAAAGCCGCAAGTGCAAAAACGAAGTGCAGAAAATGGGGAGTTTGACAATACAGGAGTAAAGAAGATTAAAGTTGAAATGCATTAA
- the LOC100179083 gene encoding protein FAM81A yields MDKRLVAASVDDAVQQLWREHIRTLNGSIKQLGREISAIKNEISQRDSIVQTTSYQTRNVEQLAQAGVADLRGRMVRCDTSIAQLAHDFRTTASTYQLDNERLKQSLETTSSKNNDLEKMVNELNKRMDQLTSEQEGRIEVYRGTNSMQMEAIDSRTKRIFEDIRMTIESNKRWAETERLRIEQQLMQVVELNSTMVLNKQEMYESKVMDQINTVQRAVDACNDRCEKCHMELKDKVDQSELVKSVESLKKMMTSELAQLKSEYREGFSSVRESIDTTNRLVNGKLKLMEDQLTREINNVKKMVVLI; encoded by the exons ATGGATAAACGATTAGTCGCTGCATCTGTTGATGATGCTGTTCAACAATTATGGCGAGAACACATACGAACTTTGAATGGCTCCATAAAGCAACTTGGACGCGAAATTTCGGCAATTAAAAATGag ATTTCTCAGCGTGATTCCATTGTCCAAACAACAAGTTACCAAACAAGGAATGTTGAGCAACTTGCACAAGCTGGTGTGGCTGATTTACGAGGAAGAATGGTCAG GTGTGACACATCCATAGCACAGTTGGCACATGATTTCCGGACTACTGCTTCTACATATCAGCTTGACAACGAACGACTTAAACAATCCTTAGAAACAACTTCGAGTAAAAACAATGACCTGGAAAAAATG GTAAATGAGTTAAATAAGAGGATGGACCAACTTACAAGTGAACAGGAAGGTAGAATAGAAGTTTATAGAGGAACAAACAGCATGCAGATGGAAGCTATTGACTCAAGGACCAAG AGAATTTTTGAAGACATTCGTATGACAATTGAAAGTAACAAGAGATGGGCTGAAACTGAAAGATTAAGAATCGAACAACAGTTAATGCAAGTTGTGGAACTAAACTCAACTATGGTTCTTAATAAACAG GAAATGTACGAAAGCAAGGTGATGGACCAAATAAACACTGTACAGCGTGCTGTAGATGCTTGTAATGACCGCTGTGAAAAATGCCACATGGAGCTGAAGGATAAAGTTGACCAAAGTGAGCTTGTTAAAAG TGTTGAAAGCCTTAAGAAAATGATGACATCTGAACTCGCGCAACTCAAGTCTGAATACCGGGAAGGATTTAGTTCCGTCCGTGAGAGTATTGACACGACTAATAGGCTTGTTAATGGTAAGCTTAAACTGATGGAGGACCAACTCACACGTGAAATAAATAATGTCAAGAAAATGGTTGTATTGATATAG
- the LOC778849 gene encoding zinc finger RNA-binding protein isoform X1 produces the protein MAANYFGFTSGGNNQQYNIGTTGNYGGNYGIQQQQQPAQNNYMQPPRAIQPPQQQTYVAYGHPTASGGASVPSTSYPNTYSYQSQQQQQQQQQQTGFNKPAVQQSNQHQYYQQQQQPRNPPTQTNTANSSTAYFTNNNTQNSAMQIKQPAPQPVYNQPSPPVTSNFNQRQSQQSQQNISNYEKALINAASSIYQQHSTPTGVTGGGGASNLSAAYIKQLPYWKQKRLQQVKDPNKPIVATEVKAYLYAWLSKKKARPDYNITAHGSHPYRQTYVCEIVVHGYDYVAKGSAGNKKDSQTRAAWDFCDYLVREKLMTESELPIRDAKFAATNNKMPASYKPQSYQETKVGIAMKKALSNKVNFVGGNTLHLSGGVNTVIKSTPTAYPPITSTSTPTFKAPTPANVPLMPPPPAPPVMKPICQETIKEEIKDSAEIESKNAPVGEDYVTQVWTDGRVIRYRCKLCECEFNDPSAKALHIRGRRHRLSYKKKVDPNIEVEVKLNPKQKSLMEMKMRMEAKKEAAMEQQKKRMEWQMEMRKREEEDIRLYEQELYYRYKEELSLFEEEVSYCRLSGTPVPPYLAPPNKPHLKFFRPNDANGNEGQLSRDDQLIMKKHKNIYPTPEELEAVQSTVQTVETAFKDVSRTIHEQEMKVFAASHGTRKRAQPQRLITAVVRVGELSKGLLLTGDLHVALVLMCNVKPTKTMLNRVAGHLPKQLGNVSDENFVMKIMVEDAAILLATKSVPVVTIRITLTSTSMRNPCPDAEESATKNKKPDPPDILDSDKCCDALAALRRAKWFQAKVTPYHSCLVICRIFKDFATRYNQLVPLKSWAIELLTERSYTSATSTLSPTSCLQRVLEVLSMGVLLPDGPGIRDPCEKEPTDAAGNLSLQQREDITTLAQRLLRLVTFGKMFKILDLKYEPKPQVQKRSAENGEFDNTGVKKIKVEMH, from the exons ATGGCCGCAAATTACTTCGGATTCACTTCAGGAGGGAACAATCAACAATATaa CATTGGTACCACTGGAAACTACGGTGGTAATTATGGAATACAACAGCAGCAGCAACCAGCACAAAATAACTATATGCAACCACCAAGAGCCATCCAGCCAccacaacaacaaacatacgTAGCTTATGGACAC CCAACTGCATCTGGAGGAGCATCTGTCCCATCTACATCTTATCCCAACACATACAGTTATCAAAgtcaacaacagcaacaacaacaacaa CAGCAAACTGGATTCAACAAGCCAGCTGTTCAACAAAGCAATCAACATCAATattatcaacaacaacaacaaccaagAAACCCACCCACACAAACCAACACTGCCAATTCATCAACTGCCTATTTCACAAACAACAATACTCAAA ATAGCGCAATGCAGATTAAACAGCCAGCACCCCAGCCAGTGTATAACCAACCCAGCCCTCCTGTTACATCTAATTTCAACCAACGAcag AGCCAACAATCACAACAAAACATATCTAACTATGAGAAAGCTCTCATCAACGCTGCTTCATCAATCTACCAACAACATTCAACACCAACTGGTGTAACAGGGGGAGGGGGAGCATCTAATCTAAGTGCTGCCTATATAAAGCAACTACCTTACTGGAAACAGAAGAGGTTACAGCAAGTCAAAGACCCCAACAAACCAATTGTA GCAACTGAAGTCAAAGCATATCTCTATGCTTGGTTAAGTAAGAAGAAAGCTCGTCCCGATTACAACATTACTGCACATGGTAGTCACCCGTACAGGCAAACCTATGTGTGCGAGATCGTTGTACACGGATATGATTATGTAGCCAAGGGAAGCGCTGGAAACAAGAAAGATTCGCAAACAAGGGCCGCGTGGGATTTCTGTGACTACCTGGTTCGTGAGAAACTAATGACAGAATCTGAACTTCCAATTAGAGAT GCCAAGTTTGCGGCAACCAACAACAAGATGCCAGCTTCATataaaccacaaagttaccaGGAAACCAAAGTAGGCATCGCAATGAAGAAAGCTCTATCTAATAAAGTCAACTTTGTTG gTGGTAATACTCTTCATTTATCCGGAGGGGTAAATACAGTTATTAAAAGCACCCCCACTGCCTACCCACCCATCACCAGCACCTCTACCCCTACCTTCAAAGCCCCCACCCCCGCAAATGTACCCCTAATGCCCCCGCCCCCTGCCCCGCCTGTCATGAAACCCATATGCCAGGAAACAATCAAAGAAGAAATCAAAGATTCTGCAGAAATAGAAAGTAAAAATG CTCCAGTAGGGGAGGATTATGTAACACAAGTATGGACGGACGGTCGGGTTATAAGGTATCGGTGTAAATTATGTGAATGTGAGTTTAATGATCCGTCTGCAAAAGCTCTTCATATAAGAGGAAGAAGGCACAGGCTTTCTTATAAG AAAAAAGTTGATCCAAATATAGAAGTTGAAGTGAAACTGAATCCTAAACAAAAAAGCTTGATGGAAATGAAAATGAGAATGGAAGCAAAAAA AGAGGCAGCGATGGAGCAACAGAAGAAGAGGATGGAATGGCAGATGGAGATGAGGAAGCGGGAGGAAGAAGACATCAG GCTTTATGAGCAAGAGCTTTACTATCGATACAAGGAAGAACTGTCTTTATTTGAAGAAGAAGTTTCATATTGTCGTTTATCTGGCACCCCTGTCCCCCCATACCTTGCACCACCGAATAAACcacatttgaaattttttcGGCCAAATGATGCAAATGGGAATGAG GGTCAGCTTTCACGGGATGACCAGCTTATCATGAAGAAGCATAAGAACATTTACCCAACACCAGAAGAACTGGAGGCAGTACAAAGTACTGTGCAGACGGTAGAAACTGCCTTCAAGGATGTGTCGCGTACAATTCATGAACAAGAGATGAAAGTATTTGCTGCCTCACACGGAAC TCGTAAAAGAGCGCAACCTCAGCGATTGATCACTGCTGTTGTAAGAGTCGGTGAACTTTCTAAAGGTTTACTACTCACTGGTGACCTGCATGTAGCATTGGTCCTTATGTGCAATgtcaaaccaaccaaaacaATGTTGAACAGGGTGGCTGGTCATCTACCCAAGCAACTAGGG AATGTAAGTGATGAAAACTTTGTGATGAAAATCATGGTTGAAGACGCTGCTATTCTCCTTGCTACCAAATCTGTCCCAGTGGTCACCATTCGCATCACTCTTACATCCACATCAATGAGAAACCCATGTCCGGATGCAG AAGAGAGCGCAACAAAGAATAAGAAGCCAGACCCACCAGACATTTTGGATTCAGACAAATGCTGCGACGCACTGGCCGCGCTCCGTCGCGCCAAGTGGTTCCAG GCTAAAGTGACCCCATACCATTCTTGCCTTGTGATTTGTCGGATCTTTAAAGATTTTGCAACTCGCTACAATCAGTTGGTTCCTTTGAAAAGTTGG GCGATTGAGCTTCTTACTGAGCGTTCCTACACAAGTGCGACGTCAACCTTGTCTCCAACAAGTTGCTTACAGCGCGTCCTTGAAGTTCTTTCCATGGGTGTTTTGCTGCCTGATGGTCCTGGTATTCGAGATCCTTGTGAAAAAGAACCCACAGATGCTGCTGGTAACTTAAGTCTCCAACAAAGGGAAGACATTACAACATTGGCTCAG cgGCTTTTGCGATTGGTAACTTTTggcaaaatgtttaaaattcttgACCTTAAATATGAGCCAAAGCCGCAAGTGCAAAAACGAAGTGCAGAAAATGGGGAGTTTGACAATACAGGAGTAAAGAAGATTAAAGTTGAAATGCATTAA